From the genome of Acropora palmata chromosome 4, jaAcrPala1.3, whole genome shotgun sequence, one region includes:
- the LOC141878741 gene encoding uncharacterized protein LOC141878741 — protein sequence MCRSRKKVHGLEEETKEHHSNTNLFVGAVTTKVEVQNDECFVMLPVQGHVTRLKLDTGSQVNILPVEELKKIIGSNPCMDPCTHKLVSYSDDKLTVLGTARLPVECKANVEKELTFHIVDTNQPGLLGLRSSQDLGLIKVVMMTNAEEEQAKLDVDVKSDKSPQQLKEEVMQKHAKVFTGLGRLEKPYYIEVDPTVTPVVNPTRTIPAALRDRVKTELEDMEKRGVIRKVEEPTDWVSSMAIVEKPD from the coding sequence ATGTGCAGGTCACGAAAGAAAGTTCATGGGCTTGAAGAAGAAACCAAAGAACACCACAGCAACACAAACCTGTTTGTTGGAGCCGTCACCACCAAAGTTGAAGTTCAAAATGATGAATGTTTTGTGATGTTGCCAGTGCAAGGACATGTTACACGACTTAAGCTAGACACGGGATCTCAAGTCAACATCTTACCTGTCGAAGAACTCAAGAAGATAATTGGAAGCAACCCATGCATGGATCCGTGTACACATAAACTAGTCAGCTACTCTGACGACAAGCTAACAGTTCTTGGCACGGCAAGACTGCCTGTGGAGTGCAAAGCAAATGTAGAAAAAGAGTTGACGTTCCACATAGTTGACACAAATCAACCAGGATTATTGGGACTCAGGTCTTCTCAAGACCTGGGTTTAATCAAAGTGGTGATGATGACTAACGCAGAGGAGGAACAAGCCAAACTAGATGTCGATGTGAAAAGTGATAAATCCCCACAGCAACTGAAAGAGGAAGTCATGCAGAAGCATGCAAAAGTTTTCACTGGATTGGGCCGTTTGGAGAAACCTTATTACATCGAAGTAGACCCCACAGTGACGCCGGTTGTGAACCCTACCAGAACGATACCAGCAGCTCTAAGAGACAGGGTAAAGACAGAGTTGGAAGACATGGAGAAACGTGGAGTTATTCGTAAAGTAGAGGAACCCACCGACTGGGTGAGTTCTATGGCCATCGTTGAAAAGCCTGACTGA
- the LOC141879001 gene encoding QRFP-like peptide receptor, whose product MKEVGIGAIFFTVLYGLTIVTSLVGNTLLMYIVCKRPEVRSLNSFMFVNMAVADLLVTAVIMPSSIVFLHTESAWAITGIFGEITCRMLHYVGHVNLAASILCLVVMAVDRYYAIISPLNRDHLWFRNAKIVSPVIWFVAMTLVSMTLVFYDLDEYNDCLYDFYIFGSDYGTILHQFYFLFIFVTIYIIPLVIISLLYAKIAHKVWFHRTPGHPVSESQLRREVITKRKVVRMLIVIVATFAVCWLPAQVFHIVLAIAGWDIDVPPNIQRAVFWCAHANSAINPWLYLTLSGNIKSAFSKMISEDFRGETKCRSQRASRYAIDTMDCKQKEEAPL is encoded by the coding sequence atgaaagaagtggGGATTGGAGCTATTTTCTTTACAGTGCTGTATGGCCTGACAATCGTGACATCTTTAGTGGGAAACACGCTCCTCATGTACATCGTCTGCAAAAGACCTGAAGTACGGTCACTTAACAGCTTCATGTTTGTCAACATGGCGGTGGCTGATTTACTGGTGACTGCCGTTATAATGCCGTCGTCAATTGTATTTTTGCATACCGAAAGTGCCTGGGCCATTACTGGAATTTTTGGCGAGATCACATGCAGAATGCTTCACTACGTAGGTCACGTAAATCTTGCGGCATCAATTCTGTGTCTTGTAGTCATGGCAGTTGATCGTTACTACGCAATTATCAGTCCTTTAAATCGCGATCATCTTTGGTTCAGAAACGCCAAAATCGTCTCTCCAGTGATCTGGTTTGTGGCAATGACTTTGGTGTCCATGACATTGGTTTTCTATGACCTAGATGAATACAATGATTGCTTGTAtgatttttacatttttggaaGCGACTACGGGACCATATtgcatcaattttattttttgttcatatttGTCACCATTTACATTATTCCGTTGGTTataatttctcttctttatgCAAAAATCGCTCACAAAGTTTGGTTTCACCGAACACCTGGGCATCCAGTTTCTGAAAGCCAGCTGCGACGAGAGGTTATCACAAAAAGGAAAGTCGTTCGAATGCTCATCGTGATTGTCGCTACGTTTGCAGTTTGTTGGCTACCGGCACAGGTTTTCCACATTGTCCTTGCAATTGCTGGTTGGGACATAGACGTCCCTCCAAACATTCAGCGTGCAGTCTTCTGGTGCGCCCACGCAAATAGCGCAATCAACCCGTGGCTCTACCTGACATTAAGCGGCAACATAAAATCAGCGTTTTCGAAGATGATTAGCGAAGATTTCAGAGGAGAAACGAAATGTCGGAGCCAAAGAGCCTCGCGGTATGCAATAGATACGATGGACTGCAAACAGAAGGAAGAAGCGCCTTTGTAA
- the LOC141878742 gene encoding uncharacterized protein LOC141878742, which yields MHKMLHPKADVERLYIPRKDRGRGLIEVETAFKIATIGLDHYLKNKDGQYPKQMLEHDTSKAKNSVTKNAIKLKGEVPISEFENKEDKSASENARALKNMIKSKMKSVKKEKWKNKALHGQYPKLLEKPHVDIVTTNKWLSSNLKGETEGLLVAAQDQALNTRNYQKVICGQKVESKCRMCPQYEETVDHIVSGCEVIAKTEYISRHDKAAAYLHWNICQDHDIEVIDKWYEHKPESVTHNKDSKITIMWDMPVNTDRTITANRPDIIIKDSVNSTCKLIDMSIPSDRNIALKEIEKKASTKT from the coding sequence atgCACAAGATGTTACATCCTAAAGCAGATGTGGAAAGGCTGTACATCCCAAGAAAAGATAGAGGCAGGGGTCTGATCGAGGTAGAGACAGCATTCAAGATAGCAACAATAGGGCTCGATCACTATCTGAAGAACAAAGACGGGCAATATCCAAAGCAGATGCTTGAACATGATACGTCTAAAGCCAAAAACTCAGTAACCAAGAACGCGATTAAGTTAAAAGGGGAAGTACCAATATCAGAATTTGAGAACAAAGAAGATAAATCAGCCTCAGAAAATGCTAGAGCCCTAAAAAATATGATCAAGTCCAAGATGAAATcagtgaaaaaggaaaagtggaaaaacaaaGCTCTACATGGCCAATACCCAAAGCTCCTAGAGAAGCCTCATGTTGACATAGTCACCACCAATAAATGGCTTTCAAGTAATCTGAAAGGAGAAACAGAGGGGTTACTGGTAGCAGCCCAAGATCAGGCATTAAACACCAGAAACTACCAGAAAGTAATTTGTGGCCAAAAAGTGGAAAGCAAATGTAGAATGTGCCCACAATATGAAGAGACAGTGGACCATATCGTTTCTGGATGTGAGGTAATAGCCAAAACAGAATACATCTCCAGGCACGATAAAGCTGCAGCGTATCTCCACTGGAACATCTGTCAAGATCATGATATCGAGGTTATAGACAAGTGGTACGAGCACAAGCCAGAGTCTGTGACGCACAACAAAGACAGCAAAATCACTATCATGTGGGACATGCCAGTCAATACTGACAGAACTATTACAGCGAACAGACCAGATATCATCATTAAAGATTCAGTGAACTCCACCTGCAAACTAATTGATATGTCTATTCCATCAGACAGAAATATCGCCCtgaaagaaatcgaaaaaaaagcaagtacAAAGACCTAG